The Halorhabdus sp. BNX81 genome includes a region encoding these proteins:
- a CDS encoding DUF2309 domain-containing protein — MSSDTTIEDSIDKAASTVGSAWPIHSFVTANPLSGFEDMPFEEAVRQARDLLGGRGYPSPETFRSALADGRIDREVLAAELAARGYDAEPETLLAQLDVDAESDTVETDRDRVDHVLTKWLSAFLDTGQATWSMPNREDGFYAAFRQMADHDGQIPERGVVTDLPSDPVETIETVMESSPESQWVPILEEQLAALPGWTGFIKQRARDGSAWQSKAPITLTGYLAARFALLEAFDVDIHPQNSATTRTETATDIAPAFLTAWERSYRNELLDSVAAESESLAESEPAGRPDAQLVFCIDTRSELIRRHVEAAGDYETHGYAGFFGVPMEYQAYDAEVSVDAVPPIVDPEHRITEMPTGEDARTSHDRWSAIREAAGEAIETLTANPATAFGFVEQSGGGYGLALAARTLLPRRLQGLFDAADDVGPDAHEFSEPLLDHQHTYAGDLPVGLTHEEQVEYAETAFELMGIEEFGRLVVFVGHASETTNNPFDSSLDCGACAGNPGGPNARVLAAICNDSAVRTALADRGIDIPGDTVFLAGEHNTTTDEVELFDDGVPETHTADLEKLRADLSVARENAASERAAAMGTDDSAGVREIERRAGDWAETRPEWGLAGNAGFVIGPRELTSDLDLDGRAFLHSYDYTTDPDGDALAAIFTGPLVVTQWINAQYYFSTVDTAVYGSGSKITQNPVGNVGVYQGNGGDLLTGLPLQSLKASVDQPYHQPLRLSVAVHAPVERVTDVLANNPAVTELLDNDWLSLSVVDPTQDHRRFHYEANLEWRAVSDHAEPTPETPNAPAVADD; from the coding sequence ATGAGCAGTGATACCACGATCGAAGACAGCATCGACAAGGCCGCGAGTACCGTGGGTAGCGCGTGGCCGATCCACTCGTTCGTGACGGCCAACCCCCTCTCGGGATTCGAGGACATGCCGTTCGAGGAAGCCGTCCGACAGGCACGCGATCTGCTGGGTGGGCGCGGGTACCCGTCCCCGGAGACGTTCCGGTCGGCGCTCGCAGACGGGCGGATCGACCGCGAGGTCCTCGCCGCCGAACTCGCGGCGCGGGGCTACGACGCCGAGCCCGAAACGCTGCTTGCACAGCTGGACGTCGACGCCGAGTCGGACACGGTCGAGACGGATCGAGACCGCGTCGATCACGTCTTGACGAAGTGGCTGTCGGCGTTTCTCGATACGGGACAGGCGACGTGGTCGATGCCCAACCGCGAGGACGGGTTCTACGCCGCCTTCCGTCAGATGGCCGACCACGACGGACAGATCCCCGAGCGCGGCGTCGTTACCGATCTTCCATCGGACCCGGTCGAAACTATCGAGACTGTCATGGAGTCGTCGCCGGAGAGCCAGTGGGTGCCGATCCTCGAGGAACAACTGGCTGCCCTGCCCGGCTGGACCGGCTTCATCAAGCAACGTGCCAGGGACGGGAGCGCCTGGCAGTCGAAAGCGCCGATCACGCTGACCGGCTATCTGGCGGCCCGTTTCGCGCTGCTTGAGGCGTTCGACGTCGACATCCACCCCCAGAACTCGGCCACTACGAGGACCGAGACGGCTACGGACATCGCCCCGGCGTTCCTGACCGCGTGGGAGCGCAGCTACCGGAACGAGCTCCTCGACAGTGTCGCCGCCGAAAGCGAGTCCCTCGCGGAATCCGAACCCGCGGGTCGCCCGGACGCCCAACTGGTGTTCTGTATCGACACGCGGTCGGAGTTGATCCGCCGCCACGTCGAGGCGGCCGGCGACTACGAGACCCACGGTTACGCCGGCTTCTTCGGCGTCCCGATGGAGTATCAGGCTTACGACGCCGAGGTGTCGGTCGATGCCGTTCCGCCCATCGTCGATCCGGAACACCGGATCACCGAGATGCCGACCGGCGAGGACGCCAGAACGAGTCACGACCGCTGGTCGGCGATCCGCGAAGCTGCCGGTGAGGCGATCGAAACGTTGACAGCGAACCCGGCGACGGCCTTCGGGTTCGTCGAGCAGTCGGGCGGCGGCTATGGGCTGGCGCTCGCAGCACGGACGCTGCTTCCTCGTCGCCTTCAGGGGCTGTTCGACGCCGCGGATGACGTAGGTCCTGACGCTCACGAGTTCAGCGAGCCACTCCTCGACCACCAGCACACCTACGCCGGCGACCTCCCGGTCGGATTGACTCACGAGGAGCAAGTCGAATACGCCGAGACCGCCTTTGAGTTGATGGGTATCGAAGAGTTCGGCCGCCTCGTCGTCTTCGTCGGCCACGCGAGCGAGACGACGAACAACCCCTTCGATTCGAGCCTGGACTGTGGGGCCTGTGCCGGCAATCCCGGTGGCCCGAACGCGCGCGTCCTCGCAGCCATCTGTAACGATTCCGCGGTCAGGACGGCCCTGGCCGACCGCGGTATCGACATCCCAGGCGACACCGTCTTCCTCGCCGGCGAACACAACACCACGACTGACGAGGTCGAACTCTTCGACGACGGGGTCCCCGAGACCCACACCGCGGACCTCGAAAAGCTCCGTGCGGACCTCTCGGTGGCTCGGGAGAACGCCGCTTCCGAACGCGCCGCGGCGATGGGGACAGACGACTCGGCTGGCGTCCGGGAGATCGAACGCCGCGCTGGCGACTGGGCCGAGACGCGCCCGGAGTGGGGGCTGGCCGGTAACGCCGGGTTCGTGATCGGGCCCCGCGAGTTGACGAGCGACCTCGACCTCGACGGACGCGCGTTCTTACACTCCTATGACTACACGACCGACCCCGACGGTGACGCGCTTGCGGCGATCTTCACGGGCCCGCTGGTCGTCACACAGTGGATCAACGCCCAGTACTACTTCTCGACGGTCGATACCGCTGTCTACGGCAGTGGGTCGAAGATTACACAGAATCCGGTCGGTAACGTCGGCGTCTACCAGGGCAACGGCGGTGACCTGCTGACCGGGCTCCCGTTGCAATCGCTGAAAGCGAGCGTCGACCAGCCCTACCACCAGCCGTTGCGGCTCTCGGTCGCCGTTCACGCGCCCGTCGAGCGTGTCACCGACGTGCTGGCCAACAACCCGGCGGTGACCGAACTGCTCGACAACGACTGGCTCTCGCTGTCAGTCGTCGATCCCACGCAGGACCATCGCCGCTTCCACTACGAGGCGAACCTCGAGTGGCGCGCGGTCTCGGACCATGCCGAACCGACTCCCGAGACACCCAACGCGCCTGCTGTCGCGGACGATTGA
- a CDS encoding proton-conducting transporter membrane subunit, whose translation MAGRTSKPTVGALPDATAKTAIASVVLTWLAWSLFAASVAALLGRIRFGLTWEIPGVVAVDGLTVLLWVVVTFFSGIVHSYSRRYMAGSAHETSFFAAVFGFTVIVMALVAVDHLALFWVLWLAMGLVMAALVGTVEDWTQAQAAATVARRYFLGSSALLGIGLATLWWATGAETVSGVAAAAEGLAGPVWLVGAGALVLAAMIQSALLPFHTWLLASMTAPTPASALMHAGFVNAGGILLTRFAPVVTVEQTFMLAIVVLGAVSALGGKFLKTVQPDVKSRLACSTVGQMGFMIMQAGLGFFGAAITHLVLHGFYKAHHFLSAGAEVEQTAPGGESRDLGVVGFGVTLLTGVAGGAVFALLTGKGLHFDSGLVLALIVVLTTLQAARAVVVRTSLPATVRYGAVPVVFLPAITGYALVYSAVSTLLDDLPVLAAPTELTVVHGVVVAGFLLAYAGVESGVYERSQRLYVALVNASQPPTDTLLTDRGDYNEQ comes from the coding sequence ATGGCAGGACGCACTTCGAAACCGACGGTCGGAGCGCTCCCGGACGCGACGGCGAAGACAGCCATCGCGTCCGTCGTATTGACGTGGCTCGCGTGGTCGTTGTTCGCCGCGAGCGTCGCCGCCCTCCTCGGACGAATCCGATTCGGACTGACGTGGGAGATCCCGGGAGTGGTCGCGGTCGACGGGTTGACCGTCCTGCTGTGGGTGGTCGTGACGTTCTTCAGCGGGATCGTCCACAGTTACTCGCGTCGCTACATGGCGGGCAGCGCCCACGAAACGTCATTTTTCGCCGCCGTGTTCGGATTCACGGTGATCGTGATGGCGCTGGTCGCCGTCGACCACCTTGCGCTGTTCTGGGTGCTCTGGCTCGCGATGGGGCTCGTTATGGCAGCCCTCGTCGGAACCGTCGAGGACTGGACACAGGCACAGGCGGCCGCGACCGTCGCCCGCCGGTACTTCCTCGGGAGTAGCGCGCTCCTCGGAATCGGGCTCGCGACGCTGTGGTGGGCGACAGGTGCGGAGACCGTCTCGGGCGTCGCCGCGGCTGCCGAGGGACTGGCCGGTCCTGTGTGGCTGGTCGGGGCCGGGGCACTCGTCCTGGCGGCGATGATCCAGTCCGCCCTGCTCCCGTTTCACACCTGGCTACTGGCCTCGATGACTGCGCCCACGCCGGCCTCGGCGCTGATGCACGCCGGGTTCGTCAACGCCGGCGGCATCCTGTTGACTCGATTCGCGCCGGTCGTCACCGTCGAGCAGACGTTCATGCTCGCGATCGTCGTTCTCGGTGCGGTCAGCGCGCTCGGCGGGAAGTTCCTCAAGACCGTCCAGCCGGACGTCAAGAGCAGGCTGGCCTGTTCGACGGTCGGACAGATGGGTTTCATGATCATGCAGGCCGGCCTGGGGTTCTTCGGGGCCGCGATCACCCACCTCGTCCTCCACGGGTTCTACAAGGCCCATCACTTCCTGAGTGCGGGCGCGGAAGTCGAACAGACGGCTCCGGGCGGCGAGTCACGCGACCTGGGCGTCGTCGGATTCGGCGTCACGCTCCTGACTGGGGTCGCCGGGGGCGCGGTGTTCGCGCTGCTGACGGGCAAGGGCCTCCATTTCGACAGCGGACTCGTGCTCGCGTTGATCGTGGTCCTCACGACGCTGCAGGCGGCCCGAGCCGTGGTCGTCCGGACGTCGCTGCCGGCGACAGTCCGCTACGGCGCGGTTCCAGTCGTCTTCCTCCCGGCAATCACCGGCTACGCGCTCGTCTACTCGGCCGTCTCGACGCTCCTCGACGACCTGCCGGTCCTCGCGGCACCGACTGAATTGACCGTCGTCCACGGCGTCGTCGTCGCCGGATTCCTCCTCGCGTACGCTGGCGTGGAGTCGGGTGTCTACGAGCGCAGCCAGCGTCTCTACGTCGCGCTCGTGAACGCGAGTCAGCCGCCGACCGACACCCTCCTGACCGACAGAGGTGACTACAATGAGCAGTGA
- a CDS encoding AsnC family transcriptional regulator: MADEPIDDVDKAILYALQEDARNMSSGDIAERTGTADSTVRKRIQRLESEAVIKDYSARVDYQKSGYPLRMLLYCTASIPERGELIPEILAIDGVVSVQELVTGEQNLLVTVVGESDSDITPVAQELLDMGLTVADEVLVRTHETTPFGRFDPDTSTADDS, encoded by the coding sequence ATGGCTGACGAACCGATCGACGACGTGGACAAGGCGATCCTGTACGCCCTCCAGGAGGACGCCCGGAACATGTCTTCGGGGGACATCGCGGAGCGAACCGGGACCGCCGACAGCACCGTCCGAAAGCGCATCCAGCGCCTCGAATCCGAGGCCGTGATCAAGGATTACAGCGCGCGCGTCGATTACCAGAAATCGGGCTATCCGCTCCGAATGTTGCTCTACTGCACCGCGTCGATCCCCGAACGCGGCGAACTCATCCCGGAGATCCTGGCCATCGACGGCGTCGTCTCCGTCCAGGAGCTCGTCACCGGCGAGCAGAACTTACTCGTTACCGTCGTCGGCGAATCCGACAGCGACATCACGCCCGTCGCCCAGGAACTGCTGGACATGGGACTCACGGTCGCCGACGAGGTACTGGTCCGGACCCACGAAACGACTCCATTTGGCCGGTTCGACCCTGATACGTCGACCGCAGACGACTCCTGA
- a CDS encoding carbonic anhydrase yields the protein MRDVVAAMLAGNTEHAVAFDDRFDTLQDGQRPPAVTVTCSDSRVLADHVWNNDEPGTIFTVSNIGNRVVQHADGESVVSGDVLYPIVHTGTETAVVVGHTGCGAVTATYDALTGGLSEPPGIDHSVGLLEPLLQAGVEALPDTLDRAAAIDHLVEYNVDRQVAFLRDSPDVPADVDVVGVVYDFQDRYDGRRGEVHVINVNGETDPDALRETHPEISDRIDRLWEY from the coding sequence ATGCGCGATGTCGTCGCCGCCATGCTTGCCGGCAACACTGAACACGCTGTCGCCTTCGACGACCGGTTTGATACCCTTCAAGACGGCCAACGGCCACCAGCAGTTACCGTCACCTGTTCGGACTCACGTGTCCTTGCTGATCACGTGTGGAACAACGACGAGCCAGGAACGATTTTCACTGTCAGCAACATCGGCAACCGCGTCGTTCAGCACGCTGATGGCGAGTCCGTCGTTTCGGGTGACGTGCTCTATCCGATCGTACACACCGGGACAGAAACCGCCGTCGTGGTGGGCCACACCGGCTGTGGTGCGGTCACCGCAACCTACGACGCGCTGACTGGCGGACTCTCCGAACCGCCGGGTATCGATCACTCAGTCGGGTTGCTCGAACCGCTGCTTCAGGCCGGTGTCGAGGCGCTCCCTGATACCCTGGACCGCGCGGCCGCGATCGACCACCTCGTCGAGTACAACGTCGACCGCCAGGTCGCGTTCCTCCGTGACAGCCCCGATGTCCCGGCGGACGTCGATGTCGTCGGCGTCGTGTACGACTTTCAGGATCGCTACGACGGGCGGCGTGGGGAAGTTCACGTCATCAACGTAAACGGCGAGACAGATCCGGACGCACTCCGGGAGACCCACCCCGAAATCAGCGATCGGATCGACCGTCTCTGGGAGTATTGA
- a CDS encoding CopG family ribbon-helix-helix protein: MTVVSVSMPEELLERIDEFASEHGYTGRSEIMREAARNLMGEFEDQRLEGRALIALVTVLFNYETTSVEQRLMSLRHRYDSLVTANVHSHVGDAYCMEVFILEGHLSDISDFVGQVRATQDTLTVDYSVTPVDSIETVIGSA, translated from the coding sequence ATGACCGTTGTCAGCGTCTCGATGCCGGAGGAATTGCTCGAACGCATCGACGAGTTCGCATCCGAACACGGATACACTGGTCGCAGCGAGATCATGCGCGAGGCCGCGCGGAATCTGATGGGCGAGTTCGAAGACCAGCGCCTGGAGGGGCGTGCCCTGATCGCACTGGTGACTGTCCTGTTCAACTACGAGACGACCAGTGTCGAGCAACGCCTGATGTCGTTGCGCCATCGCTACGATTCGCTCGTCACGGCAAACGTCCACAGCCACGTCGGCGACGCCTACTGCATGGAAGTGTTCATCTTGGAAGGACACTTATCGGACATCTCTGACTTCGTCGGTCAGGTCCGTGCGACCCAGGACACGTTGACGGTCGACTATTCGGTCACGCCCGTCGACAGCATTGAAACCGTGATCGGGTCGGCCTGA
- the cysE gene encoding serine O-acetyltransferase translates to MLQQLLDDVRTAKAKDPAAEGTAEVLLTYSGLHAVWLYRIAHALWERDFHLTARIISHFARFLTGVEIHPAAEIGERLFIDHGMGVVIGETAVIGDDVLMYHGVTLGGNSMRREKRHPTIEDGAKIGVRASLIGDITIGENATVGAGATVLSDVDAETTVAGVPAEPIDDGTTVETRVPCRDDD, encoded by the coding sequence ATGCTACAGCAACTACTCGACGACGTACGAACGGCCAAGGCGAAGGACCCGGCGGCCGAAGGCACAGCGGAAGTGCTGTTGACCTACTCCGGGCTTCATGCAGTCTGGCTCTACCGGATCGCTCACGCGCTCTGGGAGCGGGATTTCCACCTGACAGCGCGCATCATCTCCCATTTCGCACGGTTTTTGACCGGGGTCGAGATCCACCCGGCAGCCGAGATCGGCGAGCGGTTGTTCATCGACCACGGCATGGGGGTCGTGATCGGCGAGACCGCGGTGATCGGCGACGACGTTCTCATGTATCACGGCGTCACGCTCGGTGGGAATTCCATGCGCCGGGAGAAGCGCCACCCGACCATCGAGGACGGGGCGAAGATCGGCGTCCGTGCCTCCCTCATCGGTGACATCACCATCGGCGAGAACGCCACTGTCGGTGCCGGTGCGACGGTCCTGTCGGACGTCGACGCGGAGACGACCGTCGCAGGCGTGCCCGCTGAACCCATCGACGACGGGACGACCGTCGAGACGCGCGTCCCCTGCCGGGACGACGATTGA
- a CDS encoding DNA-3-methyladenine glycosylase 2 family protein — MGEPHNVLRDDPAMAPLIAEHGELSIEPAEDPFERLVTSVVRQQLAVAAADAIEERLYEHFDVTPTEMRSASIDGLRDVGVSERKGETIQNIAIAFDERDYSRESFDGRSDEAVIDELTDISGIGPWTAKMFCMFALGREDVFPVEDLGIRKGMQTVFDDEMERSAMVARAERWQPYRSIASLYLWRVVD; from the coding sequence ATGGGAGAACCACACAACGTCCTGCGGGACGATCCGGCGATGGCCCCGCTCATAGCCGAACACGGCGAACTCTCGATCGAGCCGGCCGAAGACCCCTTCGAGCGTTTGGTCACTTCGGTTGTCCGGCAACAACTCGCAGTCGCTGCCGCTGACGCGATAGAAGAGCGCCTTTACGAGCACTTCGACGTGACGCCGACCGAAATGCGGAGTGCTTCTATCGATGGACTCCGTGACGTGGGCGTCTCTGAACGGAAGGGAGAGACCATCCAAAATATCGCAATTGCATTCGACGAACGCGACTATTCACGCGAATCGTTCGATGGCCGGTCGGACGAGGCAGTCATCGACGAACTCACCGATATCTCCGGGATCGGTCCGTGGACCGCGAAGATGTTCTGTATGTTCGCGCTGGGCCGTGAAGACGTGTTTCCGGTTGAGGATCTCGGTATCCGGAAGGGGATGCAGACGGTTTTCGATGACGAGATGGAGCGAAGCGCCATGGTCGCCCGCGCCGAGCGCTGGCAGCCGTATCGCTCGATCGCCTCGCTGTATCTCTGGCGCGTCGTCGATTGA
- the dnaJ gene encoding molecular chaperone DnaJ, giving the protein MSEDFYDVLGVSRDASEEEIQEAYREKAREYHPDVSDDPDAEEKFKQAKKAKEVLTDEEKRQAYDRMGHDRFEQAEKRGGFDDRGGRGGAGGQRGGDPFGGGGFGSVEDIFDQFFGGGGGGGRRRDRPRQGQDLKTRLSIGLDEAYEGVEKQFTVTRPETCSDCGGEGHPPDADSRTCPECEGRGQVTRVQRTPMGRVQQTTTCSRCDGDGTLYEETCSTCRGDGVVRNEATLSVDVPAGIRDGQSLRMEREGAPGEHGGPNGDLLIEVEIADHDDFERDGDDLHYTAPITFPQAALGDTVEVPTFDGPVEVDIPAGTQSGETFRLEGKGMPRLRRRGQGDLLVTVQVYTPESLNDEQREALEAFAEASGEEIDVEQGFFDRLKSSL; this is encoded by the coding sequence ATGAGCGAGGACTTCTATGACGTTCTGGGTGTCTCCCGCGATGCGAGCGAGGAGGAGATCCAGGAAGCCTACCGCGAGAAAGCACGCGAGTATCATCCGGACGTGAGCGACGATCCTGACGCCGAAGAGAAGTTCAAACAGGCAAAGAAGGCAAAGGAAGTCCTCACCGACGAGGAGAAACGCCAGGCCTACGACCGCATGGGCCACGACCGATTCGAGCAGGCGGAAAAACGTGGGGGCTTCGACGACCGCGGTGGACGGGGTGGTGCCGGCGGTCAACGTGGGGGCGATCCCTTCGGCGGTGGAGGCTTTGGCAGCGTCGAGGACATCTTCGATCAGTTCTTCGGCGGCGGGGGTGGCGGCGGCCGTCGTCGTGACCGCCCGCGACAGGGCCAGGATCTCAAGACACGCCTCTCGATCGGCCTCGACGAAGCCTACGAGGGCGTCGAAAAGCAGTTCACCGTCACGCGCCCGGAGACCTGTTCTGACTGTGGCGGCGAGGGCCATCCCCCTGATGCCGACTCCCGGACCTGCCCCGAGTGTGAGGGACGTGGACAGGTCACCCGCGTCCAGCGGACGCCGATGGGTCGCGTCCAGCAAACGACGACCTGTTCACGGTGTGATGGCGATGGGACACTCTACGAGGAGACGTGTTCGACGTGTCGGGGCGACGGTGTCGTGCGAAACGAGGCGACCCTCAGCGTCGACGTCCCCGCCGGTATCCGCGACGGCCAGTCGCTGCGGATGGAACGCGAAGGCGCACCCGGCGAACACGGCGGTCCCAACGGCGACCTCCTGATCGAAGTCGAGATCGCGGATCACGATGACTTCGAGCGCGACGGCGACGACCTCCACTACACCGCACCGATCACGTTCCCGCAGGCCGCGCTGGGCGATACGGTGGAGGTGCCGACCTTCGACGGGCCCGTCGAGGTCGACATCCCCGCCGGCACCCAGAGTGGGGAGACGTTCCGCCTGGAAGGCAAGGGCATGCCTCGGCTCCGCCGGCGTGGACAGGGGGACCTGCTGGTCACCGTCCAGGTCTACACGCCGGAATCGCTCAACGACGAGCAACGCGAGGCGCTCGAAGCGTTTGCGGAGGCAAGCGGCGAGGAGATCGACGTCGAACAGGGCTTTTTCGACCGGCTGAAGAGCTCGCTGTAG
- a CDS encoding molybdopterin-binding protein, which translates to MRVALITVGDELLAGDTVNTNAAWLAEQLTDRGVDVDRITVVPDRRADIAETVDAYRTQYDAVLVTGGIGPTHDDVTMDAVAEAFDVALVEDQAALDWLADHRDYAREDLADGTAAIPAGARMIPNHEGVAPGCVLANVYVLPGVPEEMKAMFGVVNADFAGEQQHVEVIHVDEPESALLDRIETLSERFDVTVGSYPGETVRIKISSPDQTAVERATAWLRDRVELSATE; encoded by the coding sequence ATGCGCGTGGCGCTGATCACCGTCGGTGACGAACTTCTCGCGGGGGATACCGTCAATACGAACGCCGCCTGGCTCGCCGAGCAGTTGACCGACCGTGGCGTCGACGTGGATCGAATCACGGTCGTGCCCGACCGGCGGGCGGACATCGCCGAGACTGTCGACGCGTATCGGACACAGTACGATGCCGTGCTGGTGACGGGCGGGATCGGGCCGACACACGACGACGTCACGATGGACGCCGTCGCCGAGGCGTTCGACGTTGCTCTCGTCGAGGATCAGGCCGCCCTTGACTGGCTCGCCGACCATCGGGATTACGCTCGCGAAGACCTCGCCGACGGGACGGCGGCGATCCCGGCCGGTGCCCGAATGATTCCCAACCACGAGGGGGTCGCACCGGGGTGTGTGCTCGCGAACGTCTACGTCCTCCCGGGCGTCCCGGAAGAGATGAAAGCCATGTTCGGCGTCGTAAACGCGGATTTTGCGGGTGAACAGCAACACGTCGAAGTCATCCACGTCGACGAACCCGAGAGTGCGCTGCTGGATCGGATTGAAACGCTCAGTGAGCGCTTTGACGTAACTGTCGGAAGCTATCCGGGCGAGACCGTCCGCATCAAGATCTCCAGTCCGGATCAAACGGCCGTCGAACGCGCGACTGCGTGGCTCCGCGACCGGGTTGAGCTCTCAGCCACAGAGTGA
- a CDS encoding DUF5803 family protein: MKGRTRLVFGLLGLLGLLALAGCLSPVSDADLAENATYDWDTDANATYRLYGGNYTAVIEIRNQDSLELFLEDGLGSKMAIPISGLKFQYPNGTVGNDSVYEVSTGQSEVVLEPPVGNGTVAFTAERSGPNFRTRTLVEGSHEVALPPNKRVGLPVVSRVVPGGYETEQVEDRVVLQWDSLDRNTISVKTYLERDILLFGGLVALAVAVAVIGVLYYRREIAKLRRERTELGLDVEDESEDDDPRDRGPPPGMR, from the coding sequence ATGAAGGGTCGAACACGTCTTGTTTTCGGCCTCCTCGGACTGCTCGGCCTGCTCGCGCTAGCAGGCTGTCTCTCGCCAGTCAGCGACGCCGACCTCGCCGAGAACGCAACCTACGACTGGGACACCGACGCCAACGCCACTTACCGACTCTATGGAGGCAACTATACGGCGGTCATCGAGATTCGAAATCAGGACTCGCTGGAGCTATTCCTCGAAGACGGCCTCGGATCTAAAATGGCGATTCCGATTTCGGGACTCAAGTTCCAATACCCAAATGGCACGGTTGGGAATGACTCAGTCTACGAGGTCTCGACGGGCCAATCCGAAGTGGTCCTCGAACCACCCGTCGGGAACGGCACTGTCGCGTTCACCGCTGAGCGGTCCGGGCCGAACTTCCGTACCCGGACGCTCGTCGAGGGGTCACACGAGGTCGCGCTCCCGCCGAACAAACGTGTCGGGTTGCCGGTCGTCTCGCGAGTCGTTCCCGGTGGCTATGAAACCGAGCAGGTCGAGGACCGTGTCGTACTCCAGTGGGACTCACTTGACCGGAACACGATCTCCGTCAAGACCTATCTCGAACGGGACATCCTGCTGTTCGGCGGGCTTGTGGCGCTCGCGGTCGCGGTCGCGGTAATCGGGGTGCTCTACTACCGTCGGGAAATTGCCAAGCTCAGACGCGAGCGAACGGAGCTTGGTCTCGATGTCGAAGACGAGAGCGAGGACGACGATCCGCGGGACCGCGGGCCGCCGCCGGGCATGCGGTAG
- a CDS encoding DUF2110 family protein: MVVLATKCYVDGDARDRALDSLGSLLDNDLGELDVEYDLGLRNDDFPSVTVTGPDAEVARNLLREEYGEITPHLVPEETYVGTLESWDDDGFVLDAGRPVRIPADEIGLGPGTPEQIRTRFGLVQHLPLRFVCLADGDGETPPTARLADDERDRLYEWTRGMGRLNVNSATRAEVRATVNRAGHAEDIVTVERLGLLEQSVVCREGTDPPGLLASVGEYLPAELLAVVP, from the coding sequence ATGGTCGTCCTCGCAACCAAATGCTACGTCGACGGCGATGCTCGCGACCGGGCGCTTGATTCACTGGGCTCGCTTCTCGACAACGACCTCGGCGAACTCGACGTCGAATACGACCTCGGGCTCCGCAACGACGATTTCCCGTCGGTGACGGTCACGGGACCGGACGCCGAAGTCGCCCGGAACCTCCTCCGGGAGGAATACGGCGAGATTACCCCCCATCTCGTCCCCGAGGAGACGTACGTCGGGACGCTCGAATCCTGGGACGACGACGGGTTCGTTCTCGATGCGGGTCGCCCCGTCCGGATTCCGGCCGACGAGATCGGACTGGGGCCGGGAACGCCCGAGCAGATTCGGACGCGCTTCGGGCTCGTCCAGCACCTCCCGCTCCGGTTCGTCTGCCTTGCCGATGGGGACGGTGAGACACCGCCGACGGCTCGACTTGCCGACGACGAGCGCGATCGGCTCTACGAGTGGACCCGCGGGATGGGTCGATTGAACGTCAATAGCGCGACCCGCGCGGAGGTTCGCGCGACGGTCAACCGCGCCGGCCACGCCGAGGACATCGTGACCGTCGAGCGCCTCGGCTTGCTCGAACAGAGTGTCGTCTGCCGTGAGGGAACGGATCCGCCCGGGCTGCTTGCCAGCGTGGGTGAGTATCTCCCCGCGGAACTGCTTGCAGTCGTGCCATGA
- the tfe gene encoding transcription factor E — translation MAFEEYLEDPVIQKYLHELVGPTGMPVAAAPPDGEVTDEELAEELGLELNDVRRALFILYENDLASYRRLRDEDSGWLTYLWTFEYDNIPEQLESEMHDLFEGLEERREYELDHEFYLCENCGIRFEFADAMDYSFECPDCGSSLEAMENTALIDAMNERIDELESELNLDIDT, via the coding sequence ATGGCTTTTGAGGAATATCTCGAGGATCCCGTCATACAGAAGTACCTCCACGAACTCGTGGGACCGACGGGCATGCCGGTCGCGGCCGCACCGCCCGACGGCGAGGTCACGGACGAGGAACTCGCCGAGGAACTCGGTCTGGAACTCAACGACGTCCGCCGGGCGCTGTTCATTCTCTACGAGAACGACCTGGCGAGTTACCGCCGGCTCCGTGACGAGGATTCGGGGTGGTTGACGTATCTGTGGACGTTCGAATACGACAACATCCCCGAACAACTCGAATCGGAGATGCACGACCTCTTTGAAGGTCTCGAGGAACGGCGTGAGTACGAACTCGACCACGAGTTTTACCTGTGTGAGAACTGTGGCATTCGCTTCGAGTTCGCCGACGCGATGGACTACAGCTTCGAGTGTCCGGACTGTGGCTCCTCGCTCGAAGCGATGGAGAACACGGCACTTATCGACGCGATGAACGAACGGATCGACGAACTCGAAAGCGAACTCAACCTGGATATCGACACCTGA